One genomic window of Actinoplanes lobatus includes the following:
- a CDS encoding cob(I)yrinic acid a,c-diamide adenosyltransferase, with protein sequence MAVHLTRIYTRAGDTGQTQLVNNELAPKTAPRIAAYADADECNAAVGVALALGELPEDVRAVLSAIQNDLFDLGADLGNPVAENPPYPPLRITEAYVTRLEKWCDDYNERLTPLDSFILPGGTPGAALLHVARTVARRAERTAWALYEQEPDRTSDLPLKYLNRLSDLLFILSRAANPSGDVKWVPGGENAR encoded by the coding sequence ATGGCTGTGCATCTCACCCGCATCTACACCCGGGCCGGCGACACCGGGCAGACCCAGCTGGTCAACAACGAGCTGGCGCCGAAGACCGCGCCACGGATCGCCGCCTACGCGGACGCCGACGAGTGCAACGCCGCGGTCGGCGTGGCGCTTGCGCTCGGTGAGCTGCCCGAGGACGTACGCGCGGTGCTGTCCGCAATCCAGAACGACCTCTTCGATCTGGGCGCCGACCTGGGCAACCCGGTGGCCGAGAACCCGCCGTACCCGCCGTTGCGGATCACCGAGGCGTACGTGACCCGCCTGGAGAAGTGGTGCGACGACTACAACGAGCGCCTCACCCCGCTGGACAGTTTCATCCTCCCGGGCGGCACCCCCGGAGCGGCCCTGCTGCACGTCGCCCGGACGGTGGCCCGCCGCGCCGAACGCACCGCCTGGGCCCTCTACGAGCAGGAACCCGACCGCACCTCGGACCTGCCCCTGAAATACCTGAACCGCCTCTCCGACCTGCTCTTCATCCTCAGCCGGGCGGCCAACCCGTCCGGCGACGTCAAGTGGGTCCCCGGCGGCGAAAACGCTCGATGA
- the atpD gene encoding F0F1 ATP synthase subunit beta — protein MTAVAEPTKAETAVGRVVRVIGPVVDVEFPRDAMPAIFNALHVEVTLSGGTKKLTLEVAQHLGDNLLRAISMQPTDGMVRGAEVSDTGAPISVPVGDVTKGHVFNALGEVLNVDPSTLDIQERWSIHRQPPPFADLEPKTEMLETGIKVLDLLAPYVRGGKIGLFGGAGVGKTVLIQEMIIRVARNFGGTSVFAGVGERTREGNDLILEMEEGGVLDKTALVFGQMDEPPGTRLRVALTALTMAEYFRDVQNQEVLLFIDNIFRFTQAGSEVSTLLGRMPSAVGYQPTLADEMGQLQERITSVRGKAITSLQAIYVPADDYTDPAPATTFAHLDATTNLERSISDKGIYPAVDPLASSSRILAPEFVGAEHYTVAREVQRILQKYKDLQDIIAILGMDELSEEDKVTVARARRIERFLSQNTYAAEQFTGVPGSTVPLKETIEAFKKIAEGEYDNFPEQAFFMCGGLEDLEKNAHELMKG, from the coding sequence ATGACTGCTGTAGCTGAGCCCACCAAGGCGGAGACCGCTGTCGGCCGCGTCGTCCGGGTCATCGGCCCGGTCGTCGACGTCGAGTTTCCCCGTGACGCCATGCCGGCCATCTTCAACGCGCTGCACGTGGAGGTCACCCTCTCCGGCGGCACCAAGAAGCTGACCCTGGAGGTCGCCCAGCACCTGGGTGACAACCTGCTCCGCGCCATCTCGATGCAGCCGACCGACGGTATGGTCCGGGGCGCCGAGGTCAGCGACACCGGCGCGCCGATCTCGGTGCCGGTCGGTGACGTGACCAAGGGCCACGTGTTCAACGCCCTCGGTGAGGTGCTCAACGTCGACCCGTCGACGCTGGACATCCAGGAGCGCTGGTCGATCCACCGCCAGCCCCCGCCCTTCGCGGACCTCGAGCCGAAGACCGAGATGCTGGAGACCGGCATCAAGGTGCTCGACCTGCTCGCGCCGTACGTGCGTGGTGGCAAGATCGGCCTGTTCGGCGGCGCCGGCGTGGGCAAGACGGTGCTCATCCAGGAGATGATCATCCGGGTCGCCCGTAACTTCGGTGGCACCTCGGTGTTCGCCGGCGTCGGCGAGCGCACCCGTGAGGGCAACGACCTCATCCTGGAGATGGAGGAGGGTGGCGTTCTCGACAAGACCGCCCTCGTCTTCGGCCAGATGGACGAGCCGCCGGGCACCCGTCTGCGGGTCGCCCTGACCGCCCTCACCATGGCGGAGTACTTCCGGGACGTCCAGAACCAGGAGGTGCTGCTCTTCATCGACAACATCTTCCGGTTCACCCAGGCCGGTTCCGAGGTCTCCACCCTGCTCGGCCGTATGCCGTCGGCCGTGGGTTACCAGCCCACCCTGGCCGACGAGATGGGTCAGCTCCAGGAGCGGATCACCTCGGTCCGGGGCAAGGCCATCACCTCGCTCCAGGCGATCTACGTGCCCGCCGACGACTACACCGACCCGGCGCCGGCCACCACGTTCGCCCACCTGGACGCGACCACCAACCTCGAGCGGTCGATCTCCGACAAGGGCATCTACCCGGCCGTGGACCCGCTGGCCTCCAGCTCGCGGATCCTCGCGCCCGAGTTCGTCGGCGCCGAGCACTACACGGTCGCCCGTGAGGTGCAGCGGATCCTGCAGAAGTACAAGGACCTGCAGGACATCATCGCCATCCTCGGTATGGACGAGCTGTCCGAGGAAGACAAGGTCACGGTCGCCCGGGCCCGTCGTATCGAGCGGTTCCTGTCGCAGAACACCTACGCGGCGGAGCAGTTCACCGGTGTTCCCGGCTCGACGGTTCCGCTCAAGGAGACCATCGAGGCCTTCAAGAAGATCGCCGAGGGTGAGTACGACAACTTCCCCGAGCAGGCCTTCTTCATGTGCGGTGGCCTCGAGGACCTCGAGAAGAACGCGCACGAGCTGATGAAGGGCTGA
- a CDS encoding AtpZ/AtpI family protein, with the protein MTAVSYLIAGILVWGGIGWLVDHYVFETEGIFAGIGAVLGVAGGVYLIVRRLGA; encoded by the coding sequence ATGACCGCGGTCTCCTACCTCATCGCGGGCATTCTCGTGTGGGGCGGGATCGGCTGGCTGGTCGACCACTACGTCTTCGAAACCGAGGGCATCTTCGCCGGAATCGGCGCGGTTCTCGGCGTCGCCGGTGGTGTGTACCTCATCGTGCGCCGTCTCGGCGCCTGA
- a CDS encoding PhzF family phenazine biosynthesis protein, whose protein sequence is MRIRIVDAFTDRPFTGAPAGVMILDGDAFPSEEWMRQVTAEVNHAETAFAHPLPPGSDADWALRWFTPAAEVDLCGHATLAISHVIDPATPIRYRTRSGILTAVRTPDGLITLDFPTAPLAERPIDPELVAALGAEIVSVHHTGPSTDDLLVEVADEKVVRAVAPDLKAVARLSRRGVIVTAASDDPAYDFVSRFFAPAVGVDEDPVTGSAHTALAPFWAARLGRTDLTGYQASPRGGTVRVALRGDRTLLSGHAVTTIEGELR, encoded by the coding sequence ATGCGGATCCGAATCGTCGATGCCTTCACCGACCGCCCGTTCACCGGCGCGCCGGCCGGGGTGATGATTCTGGACGGTGACGCCTTCCCCTCCGAGGAGTGGATGCGCCAGGTCACGGCCGAGGTCAACCACGCCGAGACGGCCTTCGCGCACCCGCTGCCGCCCGGGTCGGATGCCGACTGGGCCCTGCGCTGGTTCACCCCCGCCGCCGAGGTCGACCTGTGCGGGCACGCCACCCTGGCGATCAGCCACGTGATCGACCCGGCCACCCCGATCCGTTACCGGACCCGCAGCGGCATCCTCACCGCCGTGCGGACTCCGGACGGTCTGATCACCCTCGACTTCCCGACCGCCCCGCTGGCGGAACGCCCGATCGACCCGGAGCTTGTCGCCGCCCTCGGTGCCGAGATCGTCTCGGTGCACCACACGGGGCCCTCCACAGACGATCTGTTGGTCGAGGTCGCCGACGAGAAGGTGGTTCGGGCCGTCGCCCCCGACCTGAAAGCGGTGGCCCGGCTGAGCCGCCGCGGCGTCATCGTCACAGCCGCGTCCGACGATCCGGCCTACGACTTCGTGTCCCGCTTCTTCGCCCCGGCCGTCGGCGTCGACGAGGATCCGGTCACCGGTAGCGCACACACCGCCCTGGCCCCGTTCTGGGCCGCCCGCCTCGGCCGCACCGACCTGACCGGCTACCAGGCCTCCCCACGCGGCGGCACGGTCCGGGTCGCCCTGCGCGGCGACCGCACCCTACTGAGCGGCCACGCGGTAACCACCATCGAAGGCGAGTTGCGCTAG
- a CDS encoding DUF2550 domain-containing protein, whose product MRILEGSGICVVALLALLFAIFFRRRLLMVGGGTIRVQVRTTTMVPGRGWSPGLGQFIGDELRFHRMFSLAIRPKRVLDRRALTVEERRLPAGPERLTMPAHWVVLRCRTPEAEVEIAMAETTVTGFLSWLEAGPPRDPGSLRGRTVFGPRPLES is encoded by the coding sequence ATGCGGATTCTGGAAGGCTCCGGGATCTGCGTCGTCGCGCTGCTCGCGCTCCTCTTCGCCATCTTCTTCCGCCGCCGCCTGCTCATGGTCGGCGGCGGAACCATTCGCGTGCAGGTGCGCACCACCACGATGGTGCCCGGCCGGGGCTGGTCGCCCGGGCTCGGCCAGTTCATCGGCGACGAGCTCCGGTTCCACCGCATGTTCAGCCTGGCGATCCGCCCCAAGCGGGTGCTCGACCGGCGGGCCCTCACGGTGGAGGAGCGGCGCCTGCCGGCCGGACCGGAGCGCCTCACCATGCCGGCGCACTGGGTGGTCCTGCGCTGCCGGACACCGGAGGCCGAGGTGGAGATCGCCATGGCGGAGACCACAGTGACCGGTTTCCTGTCCTGGCTCGAGGCCGGCCCACCCCGCGACCCGGGCAGCCTCCGCGGCCGCACGGTCTTCGGCCCCCGCCCGCTGGAGAGCTGA
- the atpB gene encoding F0F1 ATP synthase subunit A translates to MTGQSIVLAADVPFPPSVEDFYLPSILPWGAHDNYWFTKITLLVWLTVAILIVFFLAANRKPQLVPTKGQWLAESIYGFVRNNVAVDMIGPAGIRFAPYLTTLFMFILLNNFWGIVPFVQMSPNSHIAFPAVLAVISYVMFIYVGIRHHGFFKYFKHALVPPAPWFILPLLVPIELFSNFIVRPFSLAVRLFANMFAGHMLLLVFTLGGFAMISANGWLAPVSVLSWALTIALTMLEFLVICLQAYVFTVLTASYVQGALADEH, encoded by the coding sequence GTGACCGGTCAGTCGATCGTCCTCGCAGCGGATGTTCCGTTCCCGCCGAGCGTCGAGGACTTCTACCTGCCCAGCATCCTGCCGTGGGGCGCTCACGACAATTACTGGTTCACCAAGATCACTTTGCTGGTCTGGCTCACGGTCGCCATTCTGATCGTCTTCTTCCTGGCGGCGAACCGGAAGCCGCAGCTCGTCCCGACAAAGGGGCAGTGGCTCGCGGAGAGCATCTACGGCTTCGTGCGGAACAACGTGGCGGTCGACATGATCGGCCCGGCCGGCATCCGCTTCGCGCCGTACCTCACGACGCTGTTCATGTTCATCCTCCTGAACAACTTCTGGGGCATCGTGCCGTTCGTGCAGATGTCGCCGAACTCGCACATTGCCTTCCCGGCGGTTCTCGCGGTGATCAGCTATGTGATGTTCATCTATGTAGGCATCCGGCACCACGGCTTCTTCAAGTACTTCAAGCACGCCCTGGTCCCGCCGGCGCCGTGGTTCATCCTGCCGCTGCTGGTCCCGATCGAGCTGTTCTCGAACTTCATCGTCCGGCCGTTCTCGCTGGCCGTCCGTCTGTTCGCCAACATGTTCGCCGGTCACATGCTGCTGCTCGTCTTCACGCTCGGCGGCTTCGCGATGATCAGCGCGAACGGCTGGCTGGCGCCGGTCTCGGTGCTCTCCTGGGCCCTCACCATCGCGCTGACCATGCTCGAGTTCCTGGTGATCTGCCTCCAGGCCTACGTCTTCACGGTGCTGACCGCGAGCTACGTCCAGGGCGCGCTCGCCGACGAGCACTGA
- a CDS encoding ATP synthase F0 subunit C has translation MDLVAAVEGSTAAIGYGLAAIGPGIGVGLVFSAYIQSTARQPESSRLTLPYVWIGFAVIEALALLGIAFGFIWAGN, from the coding sequence ATGGACCTTGTCGCCGCCGTTGAGGGCAGCACCGCCGCCATCGGTTACGGTCTCGCTGCGATCGGCCCCGGCATCGGTGTTGGTCTGGTCTTCTCGGCTTACATCCAGTCGACCGCCCGTCAGCCCGAGTCGTCCCGCCTGACCCTGCCGTACGTCTGGATCGGCTTCGCCGTCATCGAGGCCCTCGCCCTGCTGGGCATCGCGTTCGGCTTCATCTGGGCCGGCAACTGA
- a CDS encoding F0F1 ATP synthase subunit gamma codes for MAGQVQALRRRIRTVKSTKKIAKAQELVATSRIAKAQERVNASRPYAQAITKVLGALATNASVDNPLLVARERVQRAGVLLITSDRGLAGAYNANAIRTADQLIAQLKSEGKEVAVYIVGRKGFGFYRFRGRPVAASWTGFSERPSFADAKRIGDALIEAFEAGSDADGTFGPENIEGVDELHIVSTEFKSLMTQTANAKPLAPVQVEQQEEKSSELKAAYEFEPEADELLDALLPKYLNTRLYAALLDSAASESASRRRAMKSASDNADDLLKRYTREMNSARQAAITQEISEIVGGANALAAAGSDV; via the coding sequence ATGGCCGGTCAGGTACAGGCGCTGCGGCGGCGTATCCGAACCGTCAAGTCGACCAAGAAGATCGCCAAGGCGCAGGAGCTGGTCGCCACCAGCCGGATCGCCAAGGCGCAGGAGCGGGTGAACGCCTCCCGGCCGTACGCGCAGGCGATCACCAAGGTCCTGGGCGCCCTGGCGACCAACGCGTCGGTCGACAACCCCCTGCTGGTCGCGCGTGAGCGTGTCCAGCGGGCGGGTGTCCTGCTGATCACCAGTGACCGGGGCCTGGCCGGCGCCTACAACGCCAACGCCATCCGTACCGCCGACCAGCTGATCGCTCAGCTGAAGTCGGAGGGTAAGGAGGTCGCGGTGTACATCGTGGGCCGCAAGGGCTTCGGTTTCTACCGGTTCCGCGGCCGGCCGGTGGCCGCCAGCTGGACCGGCTTCTCGGAGCGCCCGTCGTTCGCCGACGCCAAGCGCATCGGCGACGCCCTGATCGAGGCGTTCGAGGCCGGTTCCGACGCGGACGGCACGTTCGGCCCGGAGAACATCGAGGGCGTCGACGAGCTGCACATCGTGAGCACCGAGTTCAAGTCTCTGATGACGCAGACCGCCAACGCGAAGCCTCTCGCGCCGGTACAGGTCGAGCAGCAGGAGGAGAAGTCCTCCGAGCTCAAGGCGGCCTACGAGTTCGAGCCGGAGGCGGACGAGCTGCTCGACGCGCTGCTGCCGAAGTACCTCAACACGCGTCTCTACGCGGCGTTGCTGGACTCGGCGGCCAGTGAGTCGGCCTCGCGCCGTCGGGCGATGAAGAGCGCGTCGGACAACGCCGACGACCTCCTCAAGCGGTACACGCGCGAGATGAACTCCGCGCGGCAGGCTGCGATCACCCAGGAAATCAGTGAGATCGTCGGCGGCGCCAACGCGCTGGCCGCGGCGGGAAGTGATGTGTGA
- the atpA gene encoding F0F1 ATP synthase subunit alpha encodes MAELTISSDEIRGALERYVSSATTDLTREEVGIVSDAGDGIAHVEGLPSTMANELLEFADGTLGVAANLDVREIGAVILGDYANIEEGQPVKRTGRVLSVPVGDAFLGRVVDALGKPIDGLGEIANEGFRELELQAPNVMARQPVKQPLQTGIKAIDAMTPIGRGQRQLIIGDRKTGKTTVAIDTIINQKANWDSGDPDKQVRCIYVAIGQKATTVASIRGTLEAQGALEYTTIVAAPASDPAGFKYIAPYTGSSIGQHWMYNGKHVLIVFDDLTKQAEAYRAVSLLLRRPPGREAYPGDVFYLHSRLLERCAKLSDELGGGSMTGLPIIETKANDISAFIPTNVISITDGQIFLETDLFASGVRPAINVGTSVSRVGGSAQVKAMRSVSGRLRLDLAQFRELEAFSAFASDLDRASRAQLEKGVRLVELLKQPQYSPYSTVDQVISIWSGTTGQLDDIPVADVRRFEQEFLQWFKQHNSDVYTAIESTNLLSDDNVESLKAGVVEFKKVFQGGSTESGS; translated from the coding sequence ATGGCCGAGCTGACCATCTCCTCGGACGAGATCCGGGGGGCGCTAGAGCGCTACGTCTCGTCCGCTACGACCGACCTCACCCGTGAAGAGGTCGGCATCGTCTCCGACGCGGGTGACGGCATCGCGCACGTCGAGGGTCTCCCCTCGACGATGGCGAACGAGCTGCTCGAATTCGCCGACGGCACCCTGGGTGTCGCGGCGAACCTCGACGTCCGCGAGATCGGCGCCGTGATCCTGGGCGACTACGCCAACATCGAGGAGGGCCAGCCGGTCAAGCGCACCGGCCGGGTTCTCTCCGTCCCGGTCGGCGACGCCTTCCTGGGCCGCGTGGTCGACGCCCTGGGCAAGCCGATCGACGGTCTCGGTGAGATCGCGAACGAAGGCTTCCGCGAGCTCGAGCTCCAGGCGCCGAACGTGATGGCCCGTCAGCCGGTGAAGCAGCCGCTGCAGACCGGTATCAAGGCGATCGACGCCATGACGCCGATCGGCCGTGGCCAGCGCCAGCTGATCATCGGCGACCGCAAGACCGGTAAGACCACGGTCGCGATCGACACGATCATCAACCAGAAGGCGAACTGGGACTCCGGCGACCCGGACAAGCAGGTCCGCTGCATCTACGTGGCGATCGGCCAGAAGGCCACCACCGTCGCCAGCATCCGGGGCACCCTGGAGGCGCAGGGCGCGCTGGAGTACACGACCATCGTCGCCGCGCCCGCGTCCGACCCGGCCGGCTTCAAGTACATCGCCCCGTACACCGGCTCGTCCATCGGACAGCACTGGATGTACAACGGCAAGCACGTCCTGATCGTCTTCGACGACCTGACGAAGCAGGCCGAGGCGTACCGTGCCGTGTCGCTGCTGCTGCGCCGCCCGCCGGGCCGTGAGGCGTACCCGGGTGACGTCTTCTACTTGCACTCCCGCCTGCTGGAGCGCTGCGCCAAGCTCTCCGACGAGCTGGGTGGCGGCTCGATGACCGGTCTGCCGATCATCGAGACGAAGGCCAACGACATCTCGGCCTTCATCCCGACCAACGTCATCTCGATCACCGACGGCCAGATCTTCCTCGAGACGGACCTGTTCGCCTCGGGTGTGCGCCCGGCCATCAACGTCGGCACCTCGGTCTCCCGGGTCGGTGGTTCGGCGCAGGTCAAGGCGATGCGCTCGGTCTCCGGCCGGCTGCGTCTCGACCTGGCCCAGTTCCGTGAGCTGGAGGCCTTCTCGGCCTTCGCCTCCGACCTGGACCGGGCGTCGCGTGCCCAGCTCGAGAAGGGCGTCCGCCTGGTCGAGCTGCTCAAGCAGCCGCAGTACTCGCCGTACTCGACGGTCGACCAGGTCATCTCGATCTGGTCCGGCACCACCGGGCAGCTCGACGACATTCCGGTCGCTGACGTGCGCCGCTTCGAGCAGGAGTTCCTGCAGTGGTTCAAGCAGCACAACAGTGACGTCTACACCGCGATCGAGTCGACGAACCTGCTGAGCGACGACAACGTCGAGAGCCTGAAGGCCGGCGTCGTCGAGTTCAAGAAGGTGTTCCAGGGCGGCTCCACCGAGAGCGGTAGCTAG
- a CDS encoding F0F1 ATP synthase subunit B: MEVILAEGTEHSPIVPVWQEMVVGAVAFAVLCFVLMKFVFPQMEKTFKARVDAIEGGIKRAETAQAEANQLLEQYKAQLSEARTEAARIRDEARADAEGIRQDVLTKAREESDRIIAAGNEQLTAQREAIVRELRSEVGTLAVDLASKIVGEALADEARTRGTVERFIADLDTAGQR, from the coding sequence ATCGAAGTGATTCTCGCCGAGGGTACCGAGCACAGCCCGATCGTCCCTGTCTGGCAGGAGATGGTGGTCGGCGCCGTCGCGTTCGCGGTGCTCTGCTTCGTGCTGATGAAGTTCGTCTTCCCGCAGATGGAGAAGACGTTCAAGGCTCGCGTCGACGCGATCGAGGGCGGCATCAAGCGTGCCGAGACCGCGCAGGCCGAGGCAAATCAGCTGCTCGAGCAGTACAAGGCGCAGCTTTCCGAGGCGCGGACCGAGGCCGCTCGCATCCGCGACGAGGCCCGGGCCGACGCCGAGGGCATCCGGCAGGATGTGCTGACCAAGGCTCGCGAGGAGTCGGACCGCATCATCGCGGCCGGCAACGAGCAGCTCACCGCCCAGCGCGAGGCCATCGTCCGGGAGCTCCGGTCCGAGGTCGGCACGCTCGCGGTCGACCTGGCCAGCAAGATCGTCGGTGAGGCTCTCGCCGATGAGGCGCGCACCCGTGGCACTGTCGAGCGGTTCATCGCCGACCTCGACACGGCGGGACAGCGCTGA
- a CDS encoding F0F1 ATP synthase subunit epsilon, giving the protein MANQLHVEVVAVEEKVWAGEAEMLVARTTEGEIGVLPGHSPLLGLLTEPSQVRVKLAGGEQLTYDVAGGFLSIDANGVTVLAESATAATPESR; this is encoded by the coding sequence GTGGCCAACCAGCTGCACGTCGAGGTCGTCGCCGTCGAGGAGAAGGTCTGGGCCGGCGAGGCCGAGATGCTCGTCGCGCGCACCACCGAGGGCGAGATCGGTGTGCTCCCCGGTCACTCGCCGCTGCTGGGCCTGCTGACCGAGCCCTCCCAGGTCCGGGTCAAGCTCGCCGGTGGTGAGCAGTTGACCTACGACGTGGCCGGTGGGTTCCTCTCCATCGACGCCAACGGTGTGACGGTGCTCGCCGAGAGCGCCACAGCCGCCACCCCCGAGTCTCGCTGA
- a CDS encoding LCP family protein, with protein MAKSFQGRRAPLWARLCAGAGCMLMVVSGGVLVSGKALLARYTNGIDAPGTLIGDPAPGATRKAADIEGPLDILLAGIDPRDDTQAPRSDSIIVAHIPATMDQVFLFSIPRDLYVRIPAFSKTGFNGTTAKINSAMSFGSATGNGGHDVGQGFQLLAETVGDVTGIRSFDAGAIINFGGFKKIVEAMGGVTMTIDQTVESEHLQPDGTARPKRAGCQNGGCDHPYTGPRKVYEKGTYHLQAWEALDYVRQRYGLPNGDYDRQRHQQQFIKAMAEQAMSKDVVTDPTKLLKVLDAAGDSLTFDGGGNSVIDWGLALQSIDTDDMTLVKLPGGGLYSNGKYLGEQLDPSSEEFFKAVQEDRIGAFLLDHPEYVARES; from the coding sequence GTGGCGAAGTCTTTCCAGGGCCGGCGTGCGCCGCTGTGGGCCCGGCTCTGTGCCGGGGCCGGCTGCATGCTGATGGTCGTGAGCGGTGGTGTGCTGGTCTCCGGCAAGGCCCTGCTCGCCAGATACACCAACGGCATCGATGCGCCCGGCACCCTGATCGGCGACCCGGCGCCCGGCGCCACCAGGAAAGCGGCCGACATCGAGGGCCCGCTCGACATCCTGCTCGCCGGCATCGACCCGCGCGACGACACGCAGGCCCCGCGCTCCGACTCGATCATCGTGGCGCACATCCCGGCGACGATGGACCAGGTGTTCCTCTTCTCCATCCCCCGCGACCTGTACGTGCGGATCCCGGCCTTCTCCAAGACCGGCTTCAACGGCACCACCGCGAAGATCAATTCGGCGATGTCGTTCGGCAGCGCCACCGGCAACGGCGGGCACGACGTGGGGCAGGGCTTCCAACTGCTCGCCGAGACGGTCGGCGACGTCACCGGGATCCGGAGCTTCGACGCCGGCGCGATCATCAACTTCGGCGGCTTCAAGAAGATCGTCGAGGCGATGGGCGGCGTCACCATGACGATCGACCAGACCGTCGAGTCCGAGCACCTCCAGCCCGACGGCACGGCCCGGCCCAAGCGCGCGGGCTGCCAGAACGGTGGCTGCGACCATCCGTACACCGGTCCGCGGAAGGTCTACGAGAAGGGCACCTACCACCTCCAGGCGTGGGAGGCGCTGGACTACGTGCGCCAGCGGTACGGACTGCCCAACGGCGACTACGACCGTCAGCGGCACCAGCAGCAGTTCATCAAGGCGATGGCCGAGCAGGCGATGAGCAAGGACGTGGTGACCGACCCCACCAAGCTGCTCAAGGTGCTGGACGCGGCCGGTGACTCGCTCACCTTCGACGGCGGCGGCAACAGCGTCATCGACTGGGGTCTGGCCCTCCAGAGCATCGACACCGACGACATGACGCTGGTCAAGCTCCCCGGTGGCGGCCTCTACTCCAACGGGAAGTACCTCGGAGAGCAGCTGGACCCGTCCAGCGAGGAGTTCTTCAAGGCGGTTCAGGAGGACCGGATCGGCGCCTTCCTCCTTGATCATCCGGAATACGTGGCCCGCGAGAGTTGA
- a CDS encoding F0F1 ATP synthase subunit delta yields MASSVSREAYGEASDQLAASTTAATAPQLATVADEILSVAGLLRAQPRLRRALTDPSRPGSDRADLLRSLLSGKVSETTVNAVAALVAGRFSRPAELLDATERLGVDALLASADREGKLADVEDELFRFGQIVSGDSQLAVTLSDASAPVEPRVKLVQDLLKGKVHGATGRLAEVALTGFGGRGFQASLTRLVEVTAAKRDREVAYVTVAKPLTDADEQSMTAKLSALYGREVSLKVDVDPSVLGGVSVRVGSDLYDGTVLRKLNQAKQAFAK; encoded by the coding sequence ATGGCGTCGAGCGTAAGCCGCGAGGCCTACGGCGAGGCGTCGGACCAGCTCGCCGCGAGCACGACAGCGGCGACGGCCCCGCAGCTGGCGACGGTTGCCGACGAGATCCTGTCGGTGGCCGGCCTGCTGCGGGCCCAGCCCCGGCTGCGCCGGGCGCTGACCGACCCGTCCCGGCCCGGTTCCGACCGTGCCGACCTGCTGCGGTCGCTGCTCTCCGGCAAGGTCTCGGAGACCACGGTGAACGCGGTGGCCGCCCTGGTGGCCGGCCGTTTCTCCCGTCCGGCCGAGCTCCTCGACGCCACCGAGCGGCTGGGCGTGGACGCCCTGCTCGCCTCGGCGGACCGCGAGGGCAAGCTGGCCGACGTCGAGGACGAGCTGTTCCGGTTCGGCCAGATCGTCTCCGGCGACTCCCAGCTGGCCGTCACACTCAGTGACGCCAGTGCGCCGGTCGAACCGCGGGTTAAGCTGGTGCAGGACTTGCTCAAGGGCAAGGTGCACGGCGCCACGGGCCGGCTCGCCGAGGTGGCGCTGACCGGCTTCGGTGGTCGTGGCTTCCAGGCCTCGCTGACCCGGCTCGTCGAGGTGACCGCCGCGAAGCGGGACCGCGAGGTGGCGTACGTGACGGTTGCCAAGCCGCTCACCGACGCCGACGAGCAGTCCATGACCGCGAAGTTGTCCGCCCTCTACGGCCGCGAGGTTTCGCTGAAGGTGGACGTGGACCCGTCGGTTCTCGGTGGTGTCAGCGTCCGGGTCGGCTCCGACCTCTACGACGGCACGGTCCTGCGCAAGCTGAACCAGGCCAAGCAGGCGTTCGCTAAATAG
- a CDS encoding VOC family protein encodes MTGGLHHVEIWVPDLAGALRPWSWLLGELGWTPFQEWPAGRSWRHGSLYLVLEQSPALSGDAHDRLRPGLNHLAFHAGPPDEVDRLATTAPAHGWSPLFADRYPHAGGADCYAAYLEDPWDYEVELVASA; translated from the coding sequence ATGACCGGCGGCCTGCACCACGTCGAGATCTGGGTGCCCGACCTCGCCGGCGCGCTGCGGCCGTGGTCCTGGTTGCTCGGCGAGTTGGGCTGGACACCGTTCCAGGAGTGGCCGGCCGGCCGCTCCTGGCGGCACGGCAGCCTGTACCTCGTGTTGGAGCAGTCCCCCGCCCTCTCCGGAGACGCCCACGACCGTCTCCGGCCAGGCCTCAACCACCTGGCCTTCCACGCCGGCCCACCCGACGAGGTGGACCGCCTCGCCACCACCGCGCCCGCACACGGCTGGTCCCCGCTGTTCGCAGACCGCTACCCGCACGCGGGCGGCGCGGACTGCTACGCGGCCTACCTCGAAGACCCGTGGGACTACGAGGTGGAGTTGGTCGCTTCCGCCTAG